Below is a window of Mucilaginibacter ginkgonis DNA.
ATTCCTTTTCAGATAATTGTTCACGGTTTACCTTTTGGATCTTTAACTTGTAGGTAGCAAATGGATCGTTTGTTATCCATTGTAAATTTAAAGCCAGATTAGTCATTTTTTTCAGCCTGATAATATGCTTCATCACACCGTTATTATTTAGTGGTTGTTGGTGATCTTTAGGTTTATGGTTGCGGAGATAAACCTCGAAGTCTTTTACAAACTTATAATCTAACTGATGTAAGTAAATATCTGTTGCATTAAATTGAGTTTCCAGAAACTTCACTAAATAGCGCTGGGTGACATAATAATGTTTGAGTGTACTCCACTTTAAATCTTCGGTAGAAGTTTCGTTATGGTACGTTATAAGACGGCTCAGAGAATAAACCTGAGCTTCCTCTCCAAGGTAAAGGTCTTTTACTGCTTTCGCCGATAACATTTTCCTTTTGATCTGAAGTTCTTTGTAGCTATTGCCAATGGCAAGCCTTACTTCCTCCAGGTAGTTATTAATGGACTTAACCTCTTCCTTATTTCCTTTAGCGGCACCTTTGCCGCCATCCCAATTTTTGGGATCAACATTTTGCTTTAAAGCAATATAAGCGCGTTGACGGTTTACCGTCACGCAGGCATAAATAGGTTCTTTTCCGTCTTTCGCTTTGTCAGGACGGGTGGTAAAATGAATACCGAACGACTGTGATGTTTGCATAAAATCTAATTTTTAAGTTTTAAATGTTTATTAATACATCCCGTTTTTAGGTAACACAACAGGTAACACAAACACAATATAAATTGACTAAAATAATCAACTTTTAACGCGTAATAAACTGTATTTCAATTCATTGAAGCGGTTTGTGTTACCTAAGTTAAAAATTAAAAACAGGTAGTCGGATAGGTAACGAGAACCTTGGCTTTACAAAGGGTTGGTAAGGGTATAATTAATGAAAAAACCCCTTAAATCAGCGATTTAAGGGGTTTGTAGGTGTAGAGATTGTCTACTCAGTGCGCCCACCTGGGCTCGAACCAGGGACCAAAAGATTATGAGTCTTCTACTCTAACCAACTGAGCTATAGGCGCGGATAATGGGTTACATTTTCCGGGTGCAATTTTACTAATTTGCGCCCACATAGCCAAACACAATATGCAAAACGTTAAAAATATCATCTTCGACTATGGTAACGTCATCTTCATGATAGACTTCAATACTGTCCGCCAGAAGTTTATTGATTTAGGCGTAAAGAATGTCGATAGTTTTTTTGGCCATTTGCAGCAGGATCCGGTGTTCGATCTATTAGACAGGGGCGATATATCCGCGGCTGATTTCCGGGATCATGTCAGGGAACTTGCCGGACAGCCATCGCTTACTGATGAGCAGATAGATGACGCCTGGAATAGTATCTTGATAGGTGTGCAGCCGAGCGTGCACGATGTGCTATTAGAACTCAAGAAAAAGTACCGCACATTCTTATTGAGCAATAACAATGAAATCCATTATGCCTGGATAATGGATTACCTGCAGCGCGAGTTTGGCATGGACGGTAACGATAGCTTGTTCGAGAAGACTTATTACTCGCACCTGGCGCGTAAACGCAAGCCGGATGCCGAAATGTTTAACCAGGTATTGCAAGAAAACGGCCTAGTTGCCGAAGAAACGCTTTTTGTAGATGACAGTCCTCAGCATATTGCTAGCGCCCGTAAGCTTGGACTGCAAACCTACCTGATGACAGCGCCCGATAATATCATCAACTTAGCCCAACAGTTGCTGTAAACATTGTCCGCTTTTTATTTACTTAGCACTTGCCAATCTACTTGCCATGAAGAAATTTTCCGCCTGTTTAATAGCGTTTGCTTTTGCGTTTAACGCATCGGCTCAAAAAGTTAATATCTACCATAACGGTTGGATAGATTTTAATAAGAACGGTAAAAAAGATGTCTTCGAAGATCCGGCGCAGCCAATCGAGAAGCGGGTGACCGACCTGCTGTCGCAAATGACAGTAGAAGAGAAAACCTGCCAGATGGCTACGCTTTATGGTTACAAGCGCGTTTTGAAAGATGAGATGCCGGTGCCTAACTGGAAGAACGAGATCTGGAAAGACGGCATCGCCAATATTGATGAAGAATTAAACAGCCTTACTTCTTACACAGATAACGCCCAGTCGCAGTATTCATTTCCTTACAGCAAACACGCCGAAGCAATAAACACCATCCAGCATTGGTTTGTTGAGGAAACGCGCATAGGCATACCTGTTGATTTTACTAACGAGGGCATCCACGGCCTAAACCACGATAGGGCAACTTCGCTGCCTGCGCCCATTGGCATAGGGAGCACCTGGGATAAAGAACTGGTGCGCAAGGCAGGGCAAATTGTGGGGCGCGAGGCAAAGGCATTGGGCTATACAAACGTTTACGCGCCGATACTGGATCCAGCCCGCGATCAGCGCTGGGGCAGGGTAGTGGAATGTTATGGCGAAGACCCATTTCATATTGCCGAGATGGGTAAGCAAATGTCCTTAGGCATACAGGAAGAGGGTGTGGCGTCCACTCTCAAACATTTTGCGGTTTATAGCGTGCCTAAAGGTGGCCGCGACGGCAACGCACGTACTGATCCGCATGTTGCACCCCGCGAGATGTATCAGATCTATTTGTATCCTTTTAGGCGGGTTATACAGGAAGCGCATCCGCTTGGCGTAATGAGCAGTTACAACGACTGGGACGGCGTACCTGTAACGGGCAGCTATTACTTTCTGACGGAGTTGCTTCGCCAGAAATTTGGCTTTACAGGTTATGTGGTGTCTGACAGTGAGGCGGTCGAATACCTGTTTAGCAAGCACCGCGTGGCCGAAGATTATAAAGAAGCGGTGCGACAGTCGGTAGAAGCCGGCTTAAATGTGCGCACCAATTTTACCATGCCGCAAACTTTTATTTTGCCGCTCCGCGAATTGATCAAAGAGGGTAAAATATCAGAGAAGACGATTGATCAGCGTGTGGGCGATGTGCTGCGCGTTAAATTTAAATTGGGGTTATTCGATCACCCATATGTGACGGACACCAGGTCGGCTGATAACGTAGTCCATACGGCACAGTCGGCGGCGATAGGCTTGCAGATGAACATGGAAAGCATGGTATTGTTAAAAAATGACAATAACACCCTACCACTTAGTAAAGCCAAACTGAAAAACATTTTGGTAACAGGTCCGCTGGCTACGGAGGCCAATTATGCCATCAGCCGGTACGGGCCATCGCACAATCCGGTAACCACTGTATTGGATGGTATCAAAAATTACGTAGGTGCCGGCACTACAGTGAATTACGCAAAAGGCTGCGACATCATTGACGCTACCTGGCCAGAGAGTGAGATCATCGAGACACCCTTAGCATCGCAGGAACAAGCTGATATCAATGAGGCCGTCGAAAAAGCTAAACAGGCTGATATAGTTATCGCTGTTGTAGGCGAAGATGCCAAACGGGTGGGTGAAAGCCTGTCTCGCACGGGATTAAATCTTCCCGGTCGCCAGCTAAAATTGGTCCAGGCGCTTCAGGCAACTGGCAAGCCCGTGGTTATGGTATTGATAAACGGGCAGCCGCTTACCATTAACTGGGAAAACCGCTTTGTGCCTGCCATATTAGAAGCGTGGTTCCCCGGCCCGGAAAGCGGGCAGGTGATCGCCGCGACATTGTTTGGCGACAATAACCCTGGCGGAAAGTTGCCTATCACATTCCCAAAAACTGTTGGGCAGATAGAATATAACTTTCCGTTTAAACCTGCTTCACAAGCAGGGCAGCCCACGTCGGGACCGAATGGTTATGGTAAAACCAGTGTGAATGGCGCGTTGTACCCCTTTGGTTATGGTTTGAGTTACACAAGCTTCGCTTACAGCGATCTGAAATTATCAGCAGATAAAATACACCAGCAGGCAGGGATAACCGCAAGCTTTAAGGTCACGAACTCCGGAAAGGTAAAAGGCGAAGAAGTAGTGCAATTATATTTGAAAGACCTGGTAAGCAGCGCGACCACTTATGAATATGACCTGCGCGGATTTGAACGTATAAGCCTGCAGCCCGGCGAAACCAAAACCATTACCATAACGCTAAAACCTGATGATATGGCCTTGTTAGACAGAAATATGAACTGGACTGTAGAACTCGGAACCTTTGAGGTAATGGTGGGTAGCTCGTCAGAAGATATACGGCTTCGCAAGCAATTCGATGTAATCCCTTAAGTCAGAGCGGCGTAACAAGGTGTAAATCTCATAGAAAATTCATCTGCATGTAACGTCGCCGCCGTATATTAGTGGTTTGATTAGACCCCTGATACTAATTAACTATCTGACGACGTGAGATTTTTGCTGCGGTGTATTGCCTTGTTTTTACTGCTCCTGAAAGTGTGCGCTAGTACGCATGCGCAAGGCACCAGCAATAAAGGCACAGAGTTTTACACCGCTTACATGGATCATAACAATGGCTCCGGCACATCCGGTACGCAAAGTAGTATGAACCTGTACATTACGTCGGACGTGTCTACAACCGGCGTGGTTGAACTTGCGGACGGCTCGTCTCCTCAACCCTTTACTGTTACTGCCAATCAGGTAACCACGGTACTTGTACCATACAGCGCTTTTTTAGGAAATCTATCTGGTAAGGCCCCTTCTTCAAAGGGTATTCATATTACTGCCCAGCGTCCGGTTGCTGTTTACGCTCATATTTTTGCCAATAGTGTATCTGGTGCTACATTGCTTTTACCCGTAAACACCCTTGGTAAAGATTATACTTCAATAAATTATACTCAAAAATCTAATGCCGCTTTAAATAATCCTGCTTATAACTCTTTTATAATTGTTGCAACAGATGATAATACTTCTGTTCAGGTAACACCTTCGGCAACATTAATCAGTGGCGAAGTAGCGGGGCAAAGTTTTACGTTGGCCTTAAATAAAGGCGAGGTATTTCAAGGACTTTCGGCCGACGGTACAGATTTAACCGGCACCCACATCAAGTCGGTAAGTGCCAATGGGGTTGCATGTAAAAAGATCGCAGTTTTCTCCGGCAGCAGCAGAATATACATAGGCAATTGTACAGCAAAAACGTCTGATAATCTTTTTCAACAAGTATATCCAACCTCATCGTGGGGGAAAAACTATATATCAGCGCCTTTATCATCTCGTAATTTTGATGTTTTTCGTGTTGTACTGAGTGATCCGGCGACGGTGTTAAAAATCAATGGCAACTTAATTCCCGCAACGTCATTTACGTCAGCAGGCTATTATGAATTTACATCCAAAACGCCCAACGTTTTCACAGCTGACAAACCTATACAGGTAGTCCAATACGCAGTAACGCAGGGGACTTCTCTTACCTGTGCTACTATCAGCGATATCGGGGACCCGGAAATGATCTATCTTAACCCTATTGAACAGGGTTTAGACCATGTTACCCTCTACTCTTGCCCACGTTATAGTATCACTGCGAGTTATATAAATGTTATCATTCCGTCTACTGCCGCAAGCACGTTTAAGGTTGATGGTGCTGCCTACACAAATTTTATCAATTTAGCGAACAGTACCTATGCTTACGCGCAAATCA
It encodes the following:
- a CDS encoding HAD family hydrolase; translation: MQNVKNIIFDYGNVIFMIDFNTVRQKFIDLGVKNVDSFFGHLQQDPVFDLLDRGDISAADFRDHVRELAGQPSLTDEQIDDAWNSILIGVQPSVHDVLLELKKKYRTFLLSNNNEIHYAWIMDYLQREFGMDGNDSLFEKTYYSHLARKRKPDAEMFNQVLQENGLVAEETLFVDDSPQHIASARKLGLQTYLMTAPDNIINLAQQLL
- a CDS encoding site-specific integrase, whose product is MQTSQSFGIHFTTRPDKAKDGKEPIYACVTVNRQRAYIALKQNVDPKNWDGGKGAAKGNKEEVKSINNYLEEVRLAIGNSYKELQIKRKMLSAKAVKDLYLGEEAQVYSLSRLITYHNETSTEDLKWSTLKHYYVTQRYLVKFLETQFNATDIYLHQLDYKFVKDFEVYLRNHKPKDHQQPLNNNGVMKHIIRLKKMTNLALNLQWITNDPFATYKLKIQKVNREQLSEKELADMEEKKLSIARLDMVRDMFVFCCYTGLSYVDMINLTPAHIIASSDGERWIRTCREKTLIPVNVPLLPPALKILDKYEDNIRSLSDGRVFPTVSNQKVNSYLKEIADLCGITKKVTFHIARHTFATTVTLSNGVPIETVSKILGHTKITTTQIYARVVERKLKEDMRNLKSRLNMD
- a CDS encoding glycoside hydrolase family 3 N-terminal domain-containing protein, producing the protein MKKFSACLIAFAFAFNASAQKVNIYHNGWIDFNKNGKKDVFEDPAQPIEKRVTDLLSQMTVEEKTCQMATLYGYKRVLKDEMPVPNWKNEIWKDGIANIDEELNSLTSYTDNAQSQYSFPYSKHAEAINTIQHWFVEETRIGIPVDFTNEGIHGLNHDRATSLPAPIGIGSTWDKELVRKAGQIVGREAKALGYTNVYAPILDPARDQRWGRVVECYGEDPFHIAEMGKQMSLGIQEEGVASTLKHFAVYSVPKGGRDGNARTDPHVAPREMYQIYLYPFRRVIQEAHPLGVMSSYNDWDGVPVTGSYYFLTELLRQKFGFTGYVVSDSEAVEYLFSKHRVAEDYKEAVRQSVEAGLNVRTNFTMPQTFILPLRELIKEGKISEKTIDQRVGDVLRVKFKLGLFDHPYVTDTRSADNVVHTAQSAAIGLQMNMESMVLLKNDNNTLPLSKAKLKNILVTGPLATEANYAISRYGPSHNPVTTVLDGIKNYVGAGTTVNYAKGCDIIDATWPESEIIETPLASQEQADINEAVEKAKQADIVIAVVGEDAKRVGESLSRTGLNLPGRQLKLVQALQATGKPVVMVLINGQPLTINWENRFVPAILEAWFPGPESGQVIAATLFGDNNPGGKLPITFPKTVGQIEYNFPFKPASQAGQPTSGPNGYGKTSVNGALYPFGYGLSYTSFAYSDLKLSADKIHQQAGITASFKVTNSGKVKGEEVVQLYLKDLVSSATTYEYDLRGFERISLQPGETKTITITLKPDDMALLDRNMNWTVELGTFEVMVGSSSEDIRLRKQFDVIP